The region TCCTCTTCATTCTATGCACAATCATCTATTGACTCAGAAATTGATTTGGCGGACGTCGAAACTTACACACGCCCACAAAGACAACCCAATGATCCCCATTTTGATCCCCCATATCCCAACGACGCCCCGTTTAGAGAGAAATCATTTGTGAAACGCCTCATCAATTTTACGACCAAGCATAAACGCGAGGGGCTTTTTAACGCCGTCGGAAAACACATCCTATCACATCTAGAGTTTGGGGGTTGTTTAGCAGACTATCGTGGTTTGAATTTGCGATATAATAGGCTCCGTGCGCtggaggatgtggatgagatCAAGGCCATGGTGGAGGGTCATCCGGCTGGCGCGTATGCAAGGGTTCGGTTTGTGAATTACTATACGTTGTCTCCTGGTCGGCCGaaagcagccaaggcagAGGACGTTGCGACCCAGGGGACTGAAGCCACGAGTGACTGGGCAGAACTGCAACTTGCAGAGTTGGATATTCAGGATACGCATGCTGAGCCCAGTGTTGCTGATACTGAGATATCAGATACGCCAGAGAAACGGGTTGACGAGTCCATTGagtttgaagaagagaacCCCGCCCCTCAAACGACTGACGGGCCAGGGGTCAATTCCTCACCAGATTCACAAGACCAGCCTGAAGGTGAACTCTCACCACTCAACACCCCCAACTTATCTACAGATGAACATGATACTCGCCCCATATCAATGCAGGACATAGAACCCATTCCTCTTACGGAATCCGAGACGCTAGAATCCCAAAGTCAAGATGCGACAGTTACAGACGACCTCGATCTCCCACCGATCCCGGATCTTCCACGCAAGCCTACCCTCCCAGATCTAGACGCTACGTTGGATAAAGACGCAAAACACCAGGCCGAGAAAGAAACAAGACGTATTGAAAAAGCCTACACACAAGCTGTCAAAGACCGCGCCAAAGCTATCCAGGAAAGAGAGAAGTTACTTGAAAAGAGACGCAAAAGGGCTGCCAAAGATGCAGAGAAACAGGCTAAAGAAGCTGAGAGGCTACGACTGAAGCAGGtgaaagaagatgaaaaaaGGCGAATTCGAGAAGAGGACAGGCCCAGCGAAAGCGTATCTTCCGAAGTGACGCAGCCGAACCAGGATGGATCCGAGGAGGGCAAAAAGccgaagaagttgaagaaattctGCACTCTGCCGAGTAAACGAGAAGGGGCAAGAGACCCAACGTGGGTGGATGTATATATGGACGGAATGGACGAAGTTGGTGCGCATTGTGGTTTATTCTTCTCGGGGCCGCATTATGATAAATTGGTTGGGGATGTGGGGAGTCGGATTGCACAGTGGGTTGAGGATGATCTGACCAAGAGGGCTATATTGGAGGTTGACTGATGGATATTGATTGGAATTTGGAAGCGTATACATAACACTGCTGGCGTGACGTACACGGCTCATGCTGGATATAATGACATCTCGTACTGATGAATCGAAATACCCCGCCCGTTCATCAAGGTTTCACATAATCATTACTATTATCACTGAGTCTTGCAGCATCCAACTGTGTTAACAAGGCAGCATTTGTATATCACTGTCTACATGGTATCTATCATTCAAAAATAAAATCACTCGCTGAGCTGTGCGTTACTAATACAAATCAAGTTCTCGTAACTGGACCACCAGGTCCTTTTTCTCGCCCTCATCCACGTCTATCCCTTTCAAAACTCCGTCATTATCACCATCCCCCGCAAAAGATTCACACTCAATAGCCACGGCGCCGAGCCGTACCCAcggtccttcttcttcccaaGCAGTCCTCGCACATATCAATGCCGTAGCTGCACAATCGTCCTCCTTCCAACGCCGTCCCGAAACAAGAACTcccaaacatttgaactccCGCTTCGGATCCATCCCTTTTTGCTCCGATGTCAACGACGCAGAAACCATTGCCTCCACGAGCGCCCTATTACCCCTCGACAGAGCCACGTCCTTCAACTTCGCCAGCCGTGTGTCCGGATCAACGGTAAAGCTGAGGTCGAAGCAAAACGTCTCCAATCGCAGAAACGTAATAGCGTCATCTTTGCGGGCTATAGCGTCCCCGTCAATCTCCCAGGACAAAACCATGCCGTCCTTGAACCCGACAGAGATCTCCATCCGAGGGGCAGCAGAAACACCATCTAGAATGGGGGACGTGTTGCCGACGAGATTAAAGGAGAATCTGTTATCCACCGGCGTAAGCCCTTCTCGAAGGTTCCAAGCCAGCCACGTCCATGAAGGGAAGGAATTCGTTCTGTAACATGAGGGCTCGGTTGGTGTTTCGAATGACCCCGTCCAATCACAGATCCACCCTAAGCTGGTGGCCAGACGATCAGTTTCGCTGACAACCCTACTCGTTACGAAATCGTCGGGATGAAACAGTGGCAGGCCGAGGAAATGTTTCACCGCGAGGCCGTCCATGCGCGCGTATTCTCCGAGCAGTGCCTTGAAGGCATCGAGCCGTTCCTCGTTATTAGTCAGATCGCGACACATGTAAGCTTTGATGAGGTCCTTGAACTGGCCGGACTGCTTGGGACAGCCGTCACCGATGGGGAATATGCGGCCGAGGGTGACGGATGGCGCGAGACGAAGCGGGAGGGAGATGGACTCGTGGCAGTGGAGTGTGCGGCACTGGAAGTATATCTGGGACGGGGTAAAGATTAGTCGGCGGCGCGAGAGGAGGCCTTCTTGGAATGTCCATGCGCGGGAGGCCCATTTTGAGGATGCGACTTCGAGATCTGGGCGGATGAGTGAGGTTGTGTAGAGGCCGGTTTTGGTCTTCAAGGAGAGTTGGTCTTCGCGTGGGGTGCTGAGGCCTGGGATGCCGGTGAGGGTGGTGTCTTCTGCGGCGATGATGAGAGTTAGTGATGAGCGAGAGTATATCTCGCCCATGAGATCGATTTGCTTTCTGCGTTCCAGCGGGGAGACTTGTAGGCAGAAGCGGTCGATCCATAGATATTGGAAGCcgagggtggtggtgaaggcgATGGCGTCGGCGAACAACGACGGCACACTTTCTGGCAAGTGTCCATCCGAGTCAAGTAATAATGCAGAGTGGTCGAACGGCATATCAGGCGATGAATCTAGCCCCGTCTGCGACCAGACGTAGCTCAATGTGAGATATTCCATCTTCCCCAAGCCACGATGCTCAACTTCGTCTGCTGCAACGACACGCATCTCATTGCAATCAATCAACCGCAAACCTTCGACAGCCTTCACTGGCGCCGTACATCCAGCTCCTACATGATTCGTACTGCAATAATCCAACCATGCCCTCGGCAGCGCGGGATTGATCATCGGCGACACCAATCGTCCCCGTatcctcgccttctccccATCCCCAGCCAAGTACGTTGCCATGCCGTCATCTtcgccctcctccgccttgAGCAAATATCCCCACGgcaagctcttcttcttggtcatgacctccatcaacaccgaACCCGCAAGCTCATGCCTctccccaacgccatccAACCGCTCAAACGCCTGCCGAATGCGCAAATACGGATGAAACTTGGCCGTGCCATCGCCCACAGCCGGAATAGGCCCAATCATGGCTCTAAAGAAGACGCAAAAGGGACACTGCGGCGCACCAGGCGGCGTCTGACCCTTCATCCCTGGGACGTCTGCATCCGCcggcggtgatggcggcAAACTAGGCGGCGGAACAAGAACATGCGAAAGCGGCACCCACGGCCTCGGCTGCCCTTGTTTCCAGTCCAGCAGCTGTGGGAAGTCAATGGCCACGCATCGCGGGCACGTCTTTGTGAGAAACTGTTTCCGCGCGCTCTGCTCGGAGGCGTCGCTTATTCCCGACGACGCATCATCCCGGACATTGATGTGTATGTGaatgtggctgttgcttgcatttgcatcaaGAGACCCATCCGCCACGATGCACCCGCCGCTTACACCGTTCCTCAACTCGCGATGTGTCCTCCCCAACGCAACTTTGCTGCCTGTGCCTCGTCGCGAACTAGACGGTAGCTGGTGAAATCCCGTGGCCGGAGgtccagatccagatccagatcccgaagcaccagcagcagtagGCGTGCCTGCGCGCCGTCGATGCCGCTCCGAGTCCGAATCTGCATCGTCCGGCCGTCGCCGAGACAGTATCCGCgaaagcttcttcatcgcctTGCCACGGGGGGCTGtactttcttttttgctgctttggaCTTGTCAACGGGACTTAGCCCATGGCGTCACATTTCTCCCCGGCTTCTGCATGTACAAGGGGTGGAACCGGTTATTCCTTCgcaaaaaacaaaaaaaggaggggaaaagaagaaatgagctgagaaaggaagaaaaaaaataGCAAGACACTTTGGAAATAACCCCCCAAACTTTCGGATATTATGGAGTCGTGTGGCGATCAATAAATTGTAACCGACGCCGCAAGCCCGTCAGTCTGCGCCCACTCATTCAGCCCAGCATTTTTTTCGCTTTCCATCAATTGGCGGCGGCTCCAATGACTTGTCAATGGCTGGTAATCTGGGTTTGCAGGCATTAGTTATTGTCATGCCCATTTAATCGGGGCAAAGCAAAGGCTGCTTGGTCTCCGAATGGGCCATTTCACCCGATTTGAATGGGGCCCTGGACAAAGTCTCAAGCTGAGCATTGTGTCCGCCAGCGCTAAAATTACATCCAGGAAAAAAAAGGGGTCCAGGTTCTTGTCGGGAATGGTCGttcaaggcaccagaccagatgagatggaagacGCCAGAGCAGACGGATGAAGAACCAGCCGTTGGGCGTTTTTGGCGCTTGGGGGCTTGCAAAGTATCCCTGTCGGAATCTTCACCACCTTGCGCCGCTGTCCTTCCCCTTTCCCAAGGATGAACTAGGCTTGGTTTGTGTTGTCTTGGATGATTTACAGGACGCCATAGGGTTTTGATGGGGAAGTTGGGATTCTTTTGGCCCCGTCGCTACGTCCGGAGGGCACCACCCGTCGCAGAGGCCATGACATTTTCGCAGACACATGTGGCAGGGTTGTGTATTCAGGCATTGTGGTTCATGCAGACGGGGGTTttgacaaggttggcaaggTAGGACAAAGTCACTGACAGATGGTAATTTCGCTGCCGCAAGACAGCTCCGCACATGGCAAATCATGGGTCAGTGTCAATACATCGTTGAAAGGGGAAATGAGAGGTTTAATTTGTTTTTGTAGTTGAAGCTAATTCGCCATCATGAACCGGGTACAGCATTTCTACACATAGGACAGGGTATTGTCATCATTGAGCTTTCCAGCAACCCCAAGGCGAGCTTCACCACCAGAAACACAGGGTCCACGTGCCACAATCTGCAAAAGTTAGCCATGTATCAAGCAATCTAACATAGGGCTGAGACGGGGGCAGGCTAGTAAGGTTGCGTTACATACCTCGCCTTCAATGATATCATCCGTAGTCTTGTGCGCGCCCATGTCTTTGAGGTAAATCTCAACCGAGGACGGTGGGACACCGAAATGAGCCTTGACGTTGGGTGTGATTCTGTAATCAAACAGGGCAGTTTGTGCAACGGAGCCAGCAACTCTCGCCGCCGTCAGGGCATACACGAGCCTTGCGCCAAGGTACACTCTCAAATCGGACACTACCTGTGATGAAAGGAGTGGTGTATCGCCACCAACACGCTCGGCTACGTACACAAGGCGCAACTTGCCTGGTGTCGTGCCCACATGAGGCCGTGCCCCGGCAGCGAAAGCAGACAAAACGTTAGTTGCAGCATGGACACCACGTTGTGTAAGAGTGTTGGTAGCCAGGGAGTGTGACAGCTTGCCGAGACCACCACCCAGGCGGCGGGTGGATTCTTCATGGGTTCGCAGCAAGGTTGCTGGGCTGGCGACAATGACCGTGGGCGCTACACCCTGTGTGGCGAGGACGAGATCTGGTGATCGGCCGGCTACGGAATTAAATGCCACTGACGCGTTGGAGTGCAATGCCGCGAGTGTTAGTGTCAACGTGTACATGTTAGAGAGCGAGTCGGCTGGGAGGAACAGGTCGGCTTGTGTGAGACGTTCCCGGCTTGGTATGGCCGCAATTTGGCCAGATATGCCGGACACCACATTCGCCTGTGTGAAGCGCACCATTTCTTCCAATTCGccttgcttgccttgccagAATGTCACAATATCACCAGGGGCGTTTGCCTTGTCATCAGATGAAGGAAGCTCGGTTGCAGCGGCCGCGGGTGTGTCGTTTAAGAGATCCTGCCAGGTGGTTACGTTGACGGCAGAGCCCATGCCCTCGGGGACGTCATTCCAATCCATGTGACGGCTGCCCTCATCCACGACCCAAATGAGCTGCCGGAGGGATGGATACGCTTTGACCACGGTATCGAGCGGGAATGAGCCTGTGGCAGTGACGACGGTGTCGACGGCGGAGCGACGCAGCATGGAGATGAGTTCCGAGTCGCTTACATCAAAGGGAATGAGGACCGCCGTGAGGTTCGGGTAGAACGAGCATGCGAGCAAAGTAATGAGATGCTCGATGGAGTTGGGGAGATAGATGGCAACCTTGATAGAGCCTTGTTCAGCAACGTATCGACCGATAATGTTGATCTGGCGGTTGATTTCTTCTGCACGTTGTCTTAGTAAATCATGCGTCCAAAAACTCTTACGATATGTCAGGCTTGGGGGAATAAAACAAACGCACCCATCTTGTGTTCAACCACGTTCTCTGATCCCAATACAGTTAGCAAACGCCCTCGAGCAGTGGCGTCCCCGCTCACTGCCTTTCTCCAGACATCTCGCAAGTCGCCATCCCGCCCACGGGAGAACTTAGGCGCGCCAGGATCCTTGACATTCAAACCAGCGTTCAAAGGCATGCCATGCGGTGCAGACTGCGAACGATATACGGCACTTTCGCCTTCGTTACGGACCGACGATGACATAGACTGTCTGGCAAGCAGCAGCGGGTGAGCATCGGGTTCGGTGGCAGACATGATGCGGTAGGTTACGAGAATGACGAGCGTGGTCGCCAGGGCCGTTGAATAGCCATTCCATTGTGAGAGGAGATCCGTGATGGATGAGTCGAGCGATTCGAGCAGACCCATTGTGCAAAGTTGTGCGCAAAGCGACTTTATTGTCACAGCGGTACGCAGCGACAGATGGATTCAGAACTGGTTGCTCGCACAGGCAGCAGATTGCTGGTGCAATCTGCGAGAGGAAGTTGGAGATGCGGCACTCGAGGAGGTCGGGAAAGGCGGGTAGGTAGATTTAGTCGTGGTGTTCAAGTTGGTTTGGCTCCCGAAGCCAACGGGGACGGAGGTGGGGGAACTGCCCACAAGCACGCTGAGCTGCAATGAgctcgagtctggtctggtcaatcaaATGTGAGATTCGAGTGGCTGGGCTGCCTCACACAgtcttgaccttgagctgATTGCTCCTCTGTGCTTCGCAGATCCTGATGGAAATTGGGCTGGAGCTTGTGCCACGTCGGGCGGAGGAGGAACAAGGAAGTTGAGCGGGGACAAACCAGGCACACAAAATGTTAAGACAGACTCGGGAATGAGTGCCGAATGGTCAGCCGATTctcaaccatccatccagtTGCTTGTCACAAATTGTCAAGTGCAACTTTGACGGCATCCGTCTTCTCCGTAGCAGCTTCACAAGAAAAGTTCTTACTACCGTGCGGCAGGGACGTCACGTAGCTCCTATTTGCATCAAATTCATGGATGCACTTCTGCTCTCTGTTTGTTTACGTGCATATGTGGTCTTAATGATGGCAAACTCGCACCTTGACAAAATAGGACAGCCTGTTCAGGATCCTACCCTGCAGTTGGGCAGCAAACATGTTGAGGTTTTCCTACACCCTGCGCCATACGTACTGCTGCTTTCCAACAGATGTATATTTTTATGAGTGTCATATAATTATTCTCATATCTTACATGATTTGACTTGAGTGCAGATTCTAATGTTGCAAAGATGCTGAAGGCAGAATGGAATCGTGGAATGCGAAGAGACCAGGCCACTATTGCAAAAGTGGCATACAAGACTTCTTTGGTACATGAAAAACAGTAAAACAGCTTGTATGTGCCCAAAATCTTAATATTTTGTTTTCTGGGTACCTAGgcacctacctaggtaggtaatTAATTGAACAATCACGTACTGTGCCTAGATCTTTACTAAGGTGCCAACATGTTCCCCATGCAGCTCACGTTGAGAGGCAGTCGTTTgatacatgtctggtgtcttttCACGTCGTCAATTTTGGCTGCAAATCACCGACGGACGGGGATATACTACACGATACGGAGAAAGAACGGAAAGCAAGCTGAGATTCAATtgaaggtcaactggtgtatTCGAATTCCTGGCCTGGCGAAAATGTCAAGTGCATTCACAATCACGGCTGGCTCAACTGGCAGGCGCAAGCTCACCAACTGGCAGACAGCTGGCAGACAGCTGGCGAACACCAGCCCTAGCTCTCAGTGCTGTTTTATTGTATCATGTTGATAAAATACAATGTTCCACTGGTAAACATTCATTTTCCAAATCTGCCTTGATTTCAACTTCACTGCACAAGCCCAAAAGGTTCACTGAACCCATCAACGGGcgtttttctcttcttttccctctcCCCTCCTCTCAGTTCCACGGCTCATCATTCTTTTGGGCaattcaacttcatctttCCTCCCATCCATCTGTCTCCCATAAACTTTCTTCATATCCAAAGCCGGCGGTTTTTGATAGCCTCGTTCGTCCCTTGTGTGAGGAGGCGAAAGGCGTTCGCCGAACCCTGAGGCATGGATCACAGGTACATTGCCAACAGTGTTTTCTTATTCAAAAACTTCTGCTAATGGTTTGAGTCCTGTAGCCCGTCTTCTCACCAGCTCATGCTTAACAATGGAAAAGCCGGCATATGCTGGGAGTTTGAGCGAACCGGCACATGCAAGTACGGCAAAAGATGCCATTACGAGCACCCCACTACTTCTGCACAGAGGAGAGTAGAGCCACCGCCCGAAATTctcggcttcttcaacaacaatggcCTTGGAACCCCAAGCCCGAGTGTGGATGGCAAACTGCGAGAATGGAAGAGGCTGCTCGGCCGTCAAGCACCCGTCTCGCGTCCACCTCCAGCCACTGTTGCTCGATTCTTTCAACTTGCCCTGGAACTCATGGACGGCGACGTGAGCTCATATCAAGAAGTTATTAAAAATCTTGCAACGGAACAAGGCCTTTGTTTCGTAAAAGACGTCGTCGAACGACATCTTGATGTAGCTGTTCGGACTGGTCCCAGTATTACATTTTGGAACACGGAACTGAAGCCATTATTTCAGCTGATCACCAATCACCGTGTGATAGATTCTTCGATTCTTGAATCAGAGGTTGCAATGATATTTAACTTCATCCTTGGAGTTGGTGGCTCCCGAATGAGTCGACTCTTTGGATATCTCGCACAACTTGCGACTGAGTGGCCCGATAAAACGGCAGCAAAGCTGAAACTACCAGCCGTCGAGCTGTCGCTAGCCGTACTATCCAAGTTGATGGACTGCAATACTACAAACATTGTGAATCAGAATTTCACTACACTCATCGATCAGTTTGCCCAAATTGTGGCCGCAGAGGGCGATGAGCAAGAGACTTTTGCATCTCTCCAGTCTTTGAAGTACATTGACTACATTCGGCGACGACTGCAAACTGGTGATGACATCCCAACTCTTTCCGCCTTAACAAAGGGTGCAATCGCGCGAGAAGAGTTCGTTCTCCGCCGAGATTTACCGGGCACATTGTCAGCCGAAGGACCGAGACACGACAATGACTTCGCGGACATGTCAAAGATCAGCATTTTTCCAACCTGTGAAGAAATCATGTCACCGCGTGCAGAATACCTCCCAACCAATGATAGTTCACAGTGGCACATTGGTGGTATCCGGGGTCGACTTGACAGAGAGTTTCGCCTCCTACGGGAGGATACTATCGGTCAACTTCGAGACACTGTGCGAGATGTACTGGATAATATAAAGAAACCACAAGAGATGAGTGCAATAACTAAGAATAATCTCAGGACATACATGTATGAAGACCCTGTCCCAATCAGGATCGACATTAGCCGGAATGCTGGTTTAGAGGTTCAAGTCCGTTGTCAGCAATTGCCAGCTACAGCAAAGCTTGGGAAGAAAGATCGAGAAGAGTGGTGGCACCACAGCCGCAGGCTTCGAGCGGGTGCGCTTGTCTGCATCATTGATGTCTCTGGATCAGTTCAATTCTTCGTTGTTTCTCAGTCAACGTTAAGAAGCCGAACCGACCCCAACTTTCGGTCAAGAAAGGATAAGGTCGTAAGTACCGGCgagcaaggtcaacaagCAGCTAATACGCTCTCGGACGATCCAAATTCTCTATTTGTTACCTTGCAGCTCGTTAAtcatgacgaagaagatgtgGAAAATGTACTACGGTGGTACCGTGCAGTCGGCCCCGATCTGCAGCGCTACCTGGTCGAGTTCCCCGGAGTTCTCCTTGATTCATTTAGGCATACACTTGCAGCGCTACAACAAATGTATAAAAAGCAAGATATGCCGTTTAGTAATATCTTGGCTCCTACCTCTCAGGGTGAGCAGGTAGTGTTGAAGCCTCCCTTGTATGCTAGGAAGCCAATGTTCACCTTTGATCTTAGCTGTCTCGAGCAAGGTTTTGAGGTGTACCCTGAGGATTTACCAAGCTCGAATGAATTAGCTTGGATTTCGACCCTTGATGCAACACAGTCGTCCGCAGTTTTAAACACCTTGGCGCGAGAAGTTTCATTAATCCAGGGCCCCCCAGGAACTGGCAAGAGTTACACGGGAGAGAAGATTATTCAAATTTTGTTGGCAAATAAAGAAGAAGCGGAACTAGGTCCAATTCTCTGTGTGTGCTACACAAATCATGCTTTGGACCAACTTCTTGAGCATCTTTTAGATGCCGGAGTGGAAGGAATCATCCGCATTGGATCGCGATCGAAATCCGAGCGAATGACCGACCTTACTTTGCAACGAATTGTGAAGCGATTCGAAAAGACGAAAGCGGAAAAAGGGAAAATTGGAAAAGCTGAATCATTCTTGCACAGGACTGTGCAGCAGTTTGGTGAAGCACTGCAAGAACTGGCGCACTCCCAGTCTTGGAGTGCTATCAAGACGCTTCTTTTGGAAGAGTATCCCCATCAATACCACAGCATATTCCCAgaggcagaagaagatggatggaccaCTGTTATGCACCAGAAACCAGAAGATATGTTGAATCAGTGGCTGCAGGGAGGACATCACATCGCAGGTCCACTTCGGCCACTGTCAGCACTTGTACAGTCCAACTTGTTGGAAATGAGCAACCTGGAAAGATGTAACTTGTTTGAGTACTGGCTAAAGAGTATTCGAGACCCCATTATCTCATCGATTACAGAGCTCAACGTTGAATATTCTGAATACCTTGAGGAGCGAAGAAAGGTACAAGGAGATCTGGACCTCCGTTGCCTCCAGCAGGCAGACATCATTGGTGTAACGACGACAGGTCTCGCCAAAAATACCAAATTACTCCGTCGCTTAAGAAGCAAAGTAATGGTGTGCGAAGAGGCAGGAGAAGTGCTAGAAGCCCACATCTTGactgctcttcttccctccCTGGAGCATGCAATATTGATTGGCGATCATTTGCAACTTCGGCCCCAGATCAACAGCTTTGACCTGCAAAGCTCTAATCCAAGCGGCGTCCAGTACTCTTTGGATATGTCACTATTTGAGAGATTGGTGATACCACCACATCCGATAGACCCGCGTCTTCCTTACAGTTCTTTGGAGACACAACGACGGATGCATCCATCCGTGTCGGCGCTCGTTAGATCGACACTGTATCCAGATCTCAAAGACTCCGAAACAGTGCAACATTATCCTGAAATTTACGGAATGAAAAAGAGGTTATTCTGGTTACATCATGATAAACTTGAGACTGGAGCAAATGTCCATGATCCGCTGAGCACATCTCATTCAAACGactttgaagttgagatgACCACAGCACTTGTATCGCACTTGGTACGACAGGGTGAGTATGAGAAAGGCCAGATCGCGGTGTTGACTCCatatcttggccaacttCATAAACTCCGCCGCCGTATGGCATCGATCCTCGAAATTTTCCTCAACGAAAGAGACCAAGATGAACTGGCAGCCATGGACGACAACACAACTTTACCAATTCAATCAAATGCGCCCAATAACAGCAAGAGAACCCTTCTAAAAACCATAAGAATCGCCACAGTTGACAATTTCCAAGGCGAGGAAGCGGAAGTCGTTATAATTTCGCTGGTTCGAAGCAATACACAGAATAGATGCGGGTTTCTCAGCACAGCAAACAGAGTAAACGTACTTCTATCTCGCGCGAAACATGGGATGTACATTATCGGCAACTCAAACACATACAAGCATGTACCAATGTGGCATAATGTGATTGAAATGCTGGATAAGAGAGGCAACATTGGCACGAGCcttcagcttcaatgtcCGCGTCACCCTGACACATTCATACTGGTGAGCCAACCTGATGATTTCCTCATACACGCACCAGAGAGCGGATGCAATCTTCCTTGCCGAATGAGACTCCGATGTGGACATGTTTGTGCGGGTCGTTGCCATTCTCCTGCCCTTCACAACGCTGTGAAGTGTCAGGAACCTTGTGGCCGTTCATTGACAGGGTGTGAGCACCCATGTACTCGTCAATGTGGTGATATCTGCCCTCAAAGATGTTTTGCCAAAGTGAGAGACATTAACATCACGCTGCTCTGTGGCCATGTAGTGAAGGATGCACAGTGCTGGCAAGTGCAGGAACCGCACTTGATGAAGTGTACAGAGCCAGTCACCAAAATCGTCCCTGGATGCGGCCATCACGTTGTGGTGGCATGTAGCCAAGAAGTAGACCAACCCGGCTACGTCTGCaatgctgcatgtggtgtGCAGCTTGGGTGTGGGCATGAGTGCAAAGAGCAATGCTTCAACTGTAGGCCTCGAAAGGGTGGCAACGTTGTTCTCACACTTCACAGTCCTTGTGGACAGAAATGTGGCCGAAGCTACTCAACATGTCGACACAGTTGCAATCTCCCCTGCCACGAGGGTAGCGAATGCCCACCTTGTGATAAGCCCTGTGAGGTTATGTGCAGCCATTCGGAATGCAGCAGACTTTGCCATGAACCATGCGTGCCTTGTGCAGAAGAGCAGTGTCAGTCCTGCTGCCCACACGCCAAGTGTTCTATGCCATGTGCTGTACCCTGCGATTGGGTTCCTTGCTCAAGGCGCTgtgagaagctgctcgagtGCGGACATCAATGTAAGTTTCACAGCTGTTGCGGCGGTGATGCGGATTTCTCATGTTGCGATATGCCATACTGATGCGTTGTTTGGATCAGGTCCATCTATTTGTGGCGAAGAATGCCCTGATAGTAGATTTTGTCAATCGTGCGCATCCGAGGATATTAAGTCCGTGTGCGTTGACTTTTTAGAATTGAAGGAGTACCGGGAGGTTGACCTCGATCAGCAACCGTGTGTTTTCCCGGATTGTGGGCACTTCCTTACAATAACCTCCATGGATCGTCAACTGGACATGGCCTCGCATTACGATATGGACTTGTATGACAAGCCGGCGAATATTAACAAGCAGTCAGAGCCATTCTCAATGGATGGAACTGTCGCCACCGTATGTGCCACATGCAGAGGATCGCTTCGAAACATTGCTAGGTACGGGCGTATTGTGCGTCGTGCAATTCTTGACGAGGCAACCAAGAAATTTATCTCTTGGTCAAACATGGAATATAGGTCGCTTTCCGCAAAGTTCCTCAAAGCCCAGGAAGCCCTCGGCCAGGCGGCTAACCTAGGTCAAGCAACAACAG is a window of Pochonia chlamydosporia 170 chromosome 5, whole genome shotgun sequence DNA encoding:
- a CDS encoding NFX1-type zinc finger-containing protein 1 (similar to Pyrenophora tritici-repentis Pt-1C-BFP XP_001931258.1) gives rise to the protein MLNNGKAGICWEFERTGTCKYGKRCHYEHPTTSAQRRVEPPPEILGFFNNNGLGTPSPSVDGKLREWKRLLGRQAPVSRPPPATVARFFQLALELMDGDVSSYQEVIKNLATEQGLCFVKDVVERHLDVAVRTGPSITFWNTELKPLFQLITNHRVIDSSILESEVAMIFNFILGVGGSRMSRLFGYLAQLATEWPDKTAAKLKLPAVELSLAVLSKLMDCNTTNIVNQNFTTLIDQFAQIVAAEGDEQETFASLQSLKYIDYIRRRLQTGDDIPTLSALTKGAIAREEFVLRRDLPGTLSAEGPRHDNDFADMSKISIFPTCEEIMSPRAEYLPTNDSSQWHIGGIRGRLDREFRLLREDTIGQLRDTVRDVLDNIKKPQEMSAITKNNLRTYMYEDPVPIRIDISRNAGLEVQVRCQQLPATAKLGKKDREEWWHHSRRLRAGALVCIIDVSGSVQFFVVSQSTLRSRTDPNFRSRKDKVVSTGEQGQQAANTLSDDPNSLFVTLQLVNHDEEDVENVLRWYRAVGPDLQRYLVEFPGVLLDSFRHTLAALQQMYKKQDMPFSNILAPTSQGEQVVLKPPLYARKPMFTFDLSCLEQGFEVYPEDLPSSNELAWISTLDATQSSAVLNTLAREVSLIQGPPGTGKSYTGEKIIQILLANKEEAELGPILCVCYTNHALDQLLEHLLDAGVEGIIRIGSRSKSERMTDLTLQRIVKRFEKTKAEKGKIGKAESFLHRTVQQFGEALQELAHSQSWSAIKTLLLEEYPHQYHSIFPEAEEDGWTTVMHQKPEDMLNQWLQGGHHIAGPLRPLSALVQSNLLEMSNLERCNLFEYWLKSIRDPIISSITELNVEYSEYLEERRKVQGDLDLRCLQQADIIGVTTTGLAKNTKLLRRLRSKVMVCEEAGEVLEAHILTALLPSLEHAILIGDHLQLRPQINSFDLQSSNPSGVQYSLDMSLFERLVIPPHPIDPRLPYSSLETQRRMHPSVSALVRSTLYPDLKDSETVQHYPEIYGMKKRLFWLHHDKLETGANVHDPLSTSHSNDFEVEMTTALVSHLVRQGEYEKGQIAVLTPYLGQLHKLRRRMASILEIFLNERDQDELAAMDDNTTLPIQSNAPNNSKRTLLKTIRIATVDNFQGEEAEVVIISLVRSNTQNRCGFLSTANRVNVLLSRAKHGMYIIGNSNTYKHVPMWHNVIEMLDKRGNIGTSLQLQFLVDRNVAEATQHVDTVAISPATRVANAHLVISPVRLCAAIRNAADFAMNHACLVQKSSVSPAAHTPSVLCHVLYPAIGFLAQGAVRSCSSADINVSFTAVAAVMRISHVAICHTDALFGSGPSICGEECPDSRFCQSCASEDIKSVCVDFLELKEYREVDLDQQPCVFPDCGHFLTITSMDRQLDMASHYDMDLYDKPANINKQSEPFSMDGTVATVCATCRGSLRNIARYGRIVRRAILDEATKKFISWSNMEYRSLSAKFLKAQEALGQAANLGQATTVAKSQRSKHSASRFQYLDYVEKADISRRYGDLITTWREIFRFTCAVRVEAQPFQRVADHVRHANRRQGTTKKFKFDEAVIQMKGFLLARTLLLKCELGILCDFFVKCQGRAICSPDFCLNLEQQFKECEEVIQLGQKSVHPKEEVQALIFKAQLYAIAGSVSAGSVPPALGNESFLNKDAVKERGMTFLRQAKELLQLYPSTVIFEDEINAAELSLDGLYQELTSSEIRTVIEAMVGVVGGAGNWYTCRNGHPFNIGGCGRPMEVARCPECNESVGGWDHEMVDGVEDAPGLDRLVREVGKMGV